One Photobacterium sp. TY1-4 genomic window carries:
- a CDS encoding LysR family transcriptional regulator, with translation MDTNLSIKQLETFRTVMRSGSVSVAARTLCRTQPAVSAMLVSLENELGFKLFERNKGRLIPKPEAFFLLEETDAILERLTRAAQLMAEVKNLSRGNLRVACMPAASLYFMPHVIADFVKDRPEVNVSMMMRSSMIVHDWVAAQQYDIGYAEMPKERDSINVEPIRLKGVCAVHRDHPLAGKAVITPADLDNVPLATLFAQHPTSELVRFLFEEQGARYHPRFELQNYISGFEFVEHQLCCSICDPMSAASYTISKSGQGAVVFRPFAPEVIFEHAIITPSHKPLSRLAQAFVDHIYAGLRNAGLEEYLAPGSSTGF, from the coding sequence ATGGACACCAACCTCTCGATTAAGCAGTTGGAAACATTCAGAACGGTGATGCGCTCTGGCTCGGTTTCCGTGGCGGCGCGCACCCTGTGCCGCACCCAACCGGCCGTCAGTGCGATGCTGGTCAGCCTGGAAAACGAACTCGGGTTTAAGTTGTTTGAACGCAACAAAGGACGCCTGATCCCCAAGCCGGAAGCGTTTTTCCTGCTCGAAGAGACCGATGCAATCTTAGAGCGGCTGACCCGGGCGGCGCAGTTGATGGCCGAAGTGAAGAACCTGTCGCGGGGCAACCTGCGGGTGGCCTGTATGCCGGCAGCGTCGCTCTATTTTATGCCGCACGTGATTGCCGATTTTGTCAAAGACCGGCCAGAGGTGAATGTGTCGATGATGATGCGCAGCTCGATGATTGTGCATGACTGGGTGGCGGCGCAGCAGTATGACATCGGCTATGCGGAAATGCCGAAGGAGCGGGATTCGATCAATGTCGAGCCGATCCGGCTCAAAGGGGTCTGTGCGGTGCACCGGGATCATCCGCTGGCCGGAAAAGCGGTGATCACCCCGGCTGATCTTGATAACGTGCCGCTGGCGACCCTGTTTGCCCAGCACCCGACCAGTGAGCTGGTGCGCTTTTTATTCGAAGAGCAGGGCGCTCGTTACCATCCGCGGTTCGAACTGCAAAATTACATCTCCGGCTTTGAATTCGTTGAGCATCAGCTGTGCTGCTCGATTTGCGATCCTATGAGTGCGGCCAGCTATACCATCAGTAAATCCGGCCAGGGCGCCGTGGTGTTTCGTCCGTTTGCGCCGGAGGTGATTTTTGAACACGCCATCATTACCCCGTCGCACAAACCCTTGTCCCGCCTGGCGCAGGCGTTTGTGGATCATATCTATGCCGGGCTGAGAAATGCCGGTCTGGAGGAATATCTCGCGCCGGGATCCAGCACCGGATTCTAG
- a CDS encoding immune inhibitor A domain-containing protein: MISIKRTAIATSLIALLGTVSAHAATPADLAIANEEKLIEMLIQRGDIAPDATSQQKQQALEAYLAKKANKGFHGDAQFDKQALLNRANVLKQMKMPGHAHGPSIFALDLSQKRTDKVLALLVDFPDLPWDDNRLTSEHTEMLYDSYSNEHYQNLLFSGEGYTGPNGENLISMRQYYEQESGNTYSVSGQAFGWYRASQNAAYYGGNSPTTDNDLRAQDLVREALDQLAKDPNINLADYDIEDRYDYDGDGNFREPDGVIDHLMVFHASVGEEAGGGVLNENAIWSHRFNLGQPHILTGTSSQVPGRFNGQYAAFDYTIQPIDAAAGVCAHEYGHDLGLPDEYDTKYTGQGEPVSYWSIMSSGSWAGQIGGTQPTAFSGWAKTFLQSAIGGNWILDSTLSLEELKGQSHTITLSETVNNDAMNLVRINLPRKQVDGVAPFAGDYQFYSQKGDDLRTSMSREITLPSAGRISLDFKAWFQIETDYDFARVLVNGQQIAGSITTMNDPLNTGLVPAVTGSSEGWTDAKFDLTPWAGQTITLSFDYITDGGLAEEGFYLDQMTVTADESVVFSADAETEDQFVFTGYTRNQGFHEADQYYLLQWRSHQDVDQGLANIKRMGQLMTFEPGLIVWYVDESMTDNWVGEHPGAGWLGVVDADQATLKWSQTGEPATTRYQVRDAAFSLQDQAPLRLVNNDDVLEDPSLIANASFNDGADYTSPEIPDAGRQLAQFGISIDVVRQADDNRYGVIRISAEADNAAPEANFTYLSRHKRVDFVNQSLDSDGEITGVQWDFGDGATSTEANPSHRYQHFGRYTVTLTVTDNSGATSSTQQVVELEPRNQKPVAEAGYFNLGRMAMLWSESSDSDGHIVDTKWVFPDGSVQKGGVAFHLFEQRGKQKVQLIVTDNQGKKARKTIILDI; encoded by the coding sequence ATGATAAGCATAAAAAGAACTGCAATCGCAACGTCACTGATTGCTTTGCTAGGAACGGTGTCTGCCCACGCGGCAACGCCTGCGGACTTGGCCATAGCCAATGAAGAGAAGCTGATCGAGATGCTGATCCAGCGTGGGGATATCGCCCCTGACGCGACGAGCCAGCAGAAGCAGCAAGCGCTGGAAGCTTACCTGGCCAAGAAGGCCAACAAAGGCTTTCATGGGGATGCGCAGTTTGACAAGCAGGCGCTGCTTAACCGGGCCAATGTGCTGAAGCAGATGAAAATGCCGGGTCATGCCCATGGTCCGAGTATCTTCGCGCTGGATCTGAGCCAGAAACGCACCGACAAAGTGCTGGCGCTGCTGGTCGATTTCCCGGATCTGCCGTGGGATGACAATCGCCTGACCTCAGAGCATACCGAAATGCTCTATGACAGTTATTCGAACGAGCACTACCAGAACCTGCTGTTCTCCGGTGAGGGATACACCGGCCCGAACGGCGAGAATCTGATCTCGATGCGTCAGTATTACGAGCAGGAATCCGGCAATACATACAGCGTGTCCGGCCAGGCTTTCGGTTGGTACCGGGCGAGCCAGAACGCGGCGTATTACGGCGGCAACTCGCCGACCACAGACAACGATCTGCGGGCGCAGGATCTGGTGCGGGAAGCGCTGGATCAGCTGGCCAAAGATCCGAATATCAATCTGGCCGATTACGATATCGAAGATCGCTACGACTATGACGGTGACGGGAATTTTCGTGAGCCGGATGGCGTGATTGACCACCTGATGGTGTTCCATGCGTCGGTCGGTGAAGAGGCCGGTGGCGGGGTGCTGAATGAGAACGCAATCTGGTCCCACCGCTTCAACCTGGGTCAGCCGCATATCCTGACCGGTACATCGAGCCAGGTCCCGGGCCGGTTCAACGGTCAGTACGCGGCATTTGACTACACCATTCAGCCGATTGATGCCGCAGCCGGGGTATGTGCCCACGAATACGGCCATGACCTGGGTCTGCCGGATGAGTACGACACCAAGTACACCGGGCAGGGCGAGCCGGTCTCTTACTGGTCGATCATGTCTTCGGGCAGCTGGGCCGGTCAGATTGGCGGGACGCAGCCGACTGCATTCAGTGGCTGGGCGAAAACCTTCCTGCAATCGGCCATCGGTGGCAACTGGATCCTCGACAGCACCTTGTCGCTGGAGGAGCTGAAAGGCCAGTCGCATACCATTACCCTGTCCGAAACCGTCAATAATGACGCCATGAACCTGGTGCGCATTAATCTGCCGCGCAAGCAGGTGGACGGGGTCGCACCGTTTGCCGGGGACTACCAGTTCTATTCGCAGAAAGGTGACGATCTGCGTACCAGCATGAGCCGCGAAATCACCCTGCCGTCGGCCGGTCGGATCTCGCTGGACTTTAAAGCCTGGTTCCAGATAGAAACTGATTATGACTTTGCCCGCGTGCTGGTCAACGGCCAGCAGATCGCCGGTTCAATCACCACCATGAACGATCCGCTCAATACCGGTCTGGTGCCGGCAGTGACCGGCTCGTCCGAAGGCTGGACCGATGCCAAGTTTGATCTGACCCCGTGGGCCGGACAGACCATCACCCTGAGCTTTGACTACATCACCGATGGCGGTCTGGCCGAAGAAGGTTTCTACCTTGATCAGATGACGGTGACGGCCGATGAAAGCGTGGTGTTCAGCGCGGATGCGGAAACCGAAGATCAGTTTGTCTTTACCGGTTATACCCGCAATCAGGGTTTCCACGAAGCTGATCAGTATTACCTGCTGCAATGGCGTAGCCATCAGGATGTCGATCAGGGTCTGGCGAACATCAAGCGCATGGGTCAGCTGATGACCTTCGAGCCGGGCCTGATTGTGTGGTATGTCGATGAGTCGATGACCGACAACTGGGTCGGCGAGCATCCGGGCGCAGGCTGGCTGGGTGTGGTGGATGCCGATCAGGCAACTCTGAAATGGTCACAAACCGGCGAGCCGGCGACCACCCGCTACCAGGTTCGCGATGCGGCATTTTCATTGCAGGATCAGGCCCCGCTGCGTCTGGTCAACAATGATGATGTGCTGGAAGATCCGAGCCTGATTGCCAATGCATCGTTCAACGATGGCGCCGACTACACCTCACCGGAGATCCCGGATGCTGGTCGTCAGCTGGCGCAGTTCGGCATTTCGATTGATGTGGTGCGCCAGGCGGACGATAACCGCTACGGGGTGATCCGGATTTCTGCCGAAGCAGACAATGCCGCGCCGGAAGCGAACTTCACGTATCTCTCTCGTCACAAGCGTGTTGATTTCGTCAACCAGAGCCTGGACAGCGACGGTGAAATCACCGGCGTGCAGTGGGACTTCGGTGACGGTGCCACCAGCACCGAGGCGAATCCGTCGCATCGTTATCAGCATTTCGGTCGTTATACCGTGACCCTGACCGTCACCGATAATTCCGGCGCGACCAGCTCTACCCAGCAAGTGGTTGAGTTAGAGCCGCGTAACCAGAAGCCGGTTGCCGAAGCGGGTTATTTCAACCTGGGCCGGATGGCAATGCTGTGGTCGGAAAGCAGTGACTCGGATGGCCATATTGTCGACACCAAGTGGGTTTTCCCGGACGGCAGCGTGCAAAAAGGCGGGGTGGCTTTCCATCTGTTTGAGCAACGCGGCAAACAGAAAGTACAGCTGATTGTCACTGACAATCAGGGCAAGAAAGCCCGCAAGACGATTATCTTGGATATCTAA
- the prpC gene encoding 2-methylcitrate synthase codes for MTALAVADKEKDNKQLGGAGLRGQSAGTTALCTVGKSGTGLTYRGYDITDLAHHAEFEEVAHLLLKGKLPTQAELDGYKQVLKQARGLPPALCRVLEEIPADAHPMDVMRTGCSMLGNLDQELDFSEQESKTDILLAMLPAMICYWYRYSHDGVRIDTANSDQDSIGGYFLEMLTGKTPSELHKQVMHCSLVLYAEHEFNASTFTARVCASTLSDLHSCITAAIGSLRGPLHGGANEAAMEMIEQWQTPDEAEAGIMDMLAKKEKIMGFGHAIYRESDPRNALIKAWSEKLAADVGDTRLYAVSERVEQVMKREKNLFCNADFFHASAYHFMGIPTKLFTPIFVMSRVTGWAAHVYEQRANNRIIRPSADYVGPEPQAWLPIEARK; via the coding sequence ATGACTGCGTTAGCCGTAGCTGATAAGGAAAAGGATAACAAACAATTAGGTGGTGCCGGTCTGCGTGGCCAGAGCGCCGGGACAACAGCGCTGTGTACCGTGGGTAAAAGCGGCACCGGGCTGACCTACCGTGGCTATGACATCACGGATCTGGCCCATCATGCCGAATTCGAAGAAGTGGCGCATTTGCTGTTGAAAGGCAAGTTGCCGACCCAGGCCGAGCTGGACGGCTACAAGCAGGTGCTGAAACAGGCCCGTGGTCTGCCGCCGGCGCTGTGTCGGGTGCTGGAAGAAATCCCGGCCGATGCCCATCCGATGGATGTGATGCGGACCGGGTGCTCGATGCTGGGCAACCTGGATCAGGAGCTGGACTTTTCCGAGCAGGAAAGCAAGACCGACATCCTGCTGGCGATGCTGCCAGCCATGATCTGCTACTGGTACCGCTACAGCCACGATGGGGTGCGGATTGATACCGCCAACAGCGATCAGGACAGCATCGGTGGCTATTTCCTGGAAATGCTGACCGGCAAAACGCCATCTGAGCTGCACAAACAAGTGATGCACTGTTCGCTGGTACTGTATGCCGAGCATGAGTTCAACGCTTCGACCTTTACCGCCCGGGTGTGTGCCTCGACCCTGTCGGATCTGCACTCGTGCATTACCGCGGCTATCGGTAGCCTGCGCGGCCCGCTGCACGGCGGTGCCAACGAAGCGGCGATGGAAATGATCGAGCAGTGGCAGACGCCGGATGAAGCGGAAGCCGGGATCATGGACATGCTGGCGAAGAAAGAGAAAATCATGGGCTTTGGTCACGCGATTTACCGTGAGTCCGATCCCCGCAATGCTTTAATTAAAGCATGGTCGGAAAAACTGGCTGCCGATGTGGGTGACACCCGTCTGTATGCGGTGTCCGAGCGGGTAGAGCAGGTGATGAAGCGCGAGAAAAATCTGTTCTGTAACGCCGATTTCTTCCACGCCTCGGCCTATCACTTCATGGGGATCCCGACCAAGCTGTTCACGCCGATCTTTGTGATGAGTCGGGTGACGGGCTGGGCCGCTCATGTGTATGAGCAGCGCGCCAACAACCGCATCATCCGCCCGAGCGCCGACTACGTCGGGCCGGAGCCACAAGCGTGGCTGCCCATCGAAGCGCGGAAATAA
- the prpF gene encoding 2-methylaconitate cis-trans isomerase PrpF: MTRSVSASQVKVPATYMRGGTSKGVFFSLEDLPPAAQVPGEARDRLLLRVIGSPDPYGKQIDGMGGATSSTSKTVIVSKSERADHDVDYLFGQVSIDQPFVDWSGNCGNLSAAVGPFAIHAGLIARERLPENGIATVRVWQVNIGKTIVVHVPIVKGQVQETGAFALDGVTFPAAEIQVDFMDPADGEGSMFPTGNVVDTLEVPGVGTFSATLINAGIPTIFIDAEVIGFTGTELQDDINNDEQTLAMFEQIRAYGALKMGLIERLEEAKSRQHTPKIAFVSEPKTYVSSSGKPVAAGDVDVLVRALSMGKLHHAMMGTAAVAIASAACVPGTLVNIAAGGGERESVTFGHPSGTLKVGAKARVVGQDWVVEKAIMSRSARILMEGFVRVPAEVVA, encoded by the coding sequence ATGACAAGGAGTGTATCTGCGTCTCAGGTTAAAGTGCCCGCCACCTATATGCGTGGCGGCACCAGCAAAGGCGTATTTTTTAGTCTGGAAGATCTCCCGCCGGCGGCTCAGGTGCCCGGCGAAGCTCGTGACCGCCTGCTGCTGCGAGTGATTGGCAGCCCGGACCCTTACGGCAAGCAGATTGACGGCATGGGCGGTGCGACCTCGAGCACCAGTAAAACCGTGATTGTCTCCAAAAGCGAGCGTGCAGATCATGATGTGGATTACCTGTTCGGTCAGGTGTCGATTGATCAGCCGTTTGTCGATTGGAGCGGCAACTGCGGCAATTTGTCGGCGGCGGTCGGCCCGTTCGCGATCCATGCCGGTTTAATCGCCAGAGAGCGTTTGCCGGAAAACGGGATTGCGACGGTGCGGGTGTGGCAGGTCAATATCGGCAAAACCATTGTGGTGCATGTGCCGATCGTCAAGGGTCAGGTGCAGGAGACCGGGGCTTTTGCGCTCGACGGGGTCACGTTTCCGGCGGCTGAGATTCAGGTCGACTTTATGGATCCGGCCGATGGCGAAGGGTCGATGTTTCCGACCGGGAATGTGGTCGATACGCTGGAGGTGCCGGGCGTCGGCACCTTCAGTGCCACGCTGATCAATGCCGGGATCCCGACCATTTTTATCGACGCCGAAGTGATTGGGTTCACCGGCACCGAACTGCAGGATGACATCAACAATGATGAACAAACGCTGGCAATGTTCGAGCAGATCCGGGCTTACGGCGCGTTGAAAATGGGGCTGATTGAGCGGCTGGAAGAAGCGAAGAGCCGTCAGCATACGCCGAAAATTGCTTTTGTGTCCGAGCCGAAAACCTATGTGTCGTCGAGCGGTAAGCCCGTTGCGGCTGGAGACGTTGATGTGCTGGTGCGGGCGTTGTCGATGGGCAAGCTGCACCACGCGATGATGGGGACCGCCGCAGTCGCGATTGCCTCAGCGGCCTGTGTCCCGGGAACCCTGGTGAATATCGCAGCCGGCGGCGGTGAGCGAGAGTCGGTGACCTTCGGCCATCCGTCCGGCACCTTAAAGGTGGGGGCAAAGGCGCGGGTTGTGGGTCAGGATTGGGTGGTGGAAAAAGCCATCATGAGCCGTAGTGCACGGATCCTGATGGAAGGATTTGTCCGGGTGCCCGCCGAAGTGGTGGCTTGA
- a CDS encoding GntR family transcriptional regulator gives MAAAKELTKSENLTEQLIDLIVKGQFAAGSKISEPELARRFGVSRGPLREAMMRVESLGLVERVPHVGARVIALSREKLVEIYAVREALEGMAVRLACQHITDAEIEALQQLLDTHQQHIEEVEGASYFHQQGDFDFHYRIIQASRNSTLIGLLCDELYHLLRMYRHQSQRSHSRPEQALTEHFHLLSALRERDAELAEMLMRRHIMRSRLLIEQQLTEDKENVS, from the coding sequence ATGGCTGCGGCCAAGGAGCTGACCAAGTCGGAGAATCTGACCGAGCAGCTGATTGATTTGATTGTTAAAGGACAGTTTGCCGCCGGCAGTAAGATCTCTGAGCCGGAACTGGCACGCCGTTTCGGCGTTAGTCGCGGCCCGCTGCGCGAAGCCATGATGCGGGTGGAATCCCTCGGTCTGGTAGAGCGGGTGCCCCATGTCGGCGCACGGGTGATTGCCCTGAGCCGGGAAAAACTGGTCGAGATCTACGCGGTGCGCGAAGCGCTGGAAGGGATGGCGGTGCGCCTGGCCTGCCAGCATATTACCGATGCCGAAATTGAGGCCCTGCAGCAGTTGCTGGATACCCACCAGCAGCACATCGAAGAGGTGGAAGGGGCGTCCTATTTCCACCAGCAAGGGGATTTCGACTTTCATTACCGGATCATCCAGGCCAGCCGCAACAGCACCCTGATCGGTCTGCTGTGTGACGAGCTTTATCATTTGCTGCGGATGTACCGCCATCAGTCCCAGCGCTCGCACTCCCGTCCGGAGCAGGCGCTGACCGAGCATTTCCACCTGCTGTCTGCCCTGCGTGAGCGGGATGCCGAACTGGCCGAAATGCTGATGCGCCGACACATCATGCGCAGCCGATTGTTAATCGAACAACAACTCACTGAGGACAAGGAGAACGTATCATGA
- the prpB gene encoding methylisocitrate lyase translates to MSPGKHFRQAVATSQPLQVVGTINPYCAMMAEQVGHQAIYLSGGGIANASYGLPDLGITTLNDVLEDVRRITAASSLPLLVDIDTGFGGAFNIARTIKEMERAGAAAVHMEDQVAQKRCGHRPNKAIVSQDEMVDRIKAAVDARVDPDFVIMARTDALAVEGMDAAIERAIACVDAGADMIFPEAINTLEQYKQFADAVKVPILANITEFGQTPLFSREELAECGVDMVLYPLSAFRAMNQAALNVYQHLLKDGHQRNVVDQMQTREQLYHYLGYHDYEKKLDQLFDQQKGE, encoded by the coding sequence ATGAGTCCAGGAAAACACTTCCGCCAGGCCGTTGCCACCAGCCAGCCATTGCAGGTGGTCGGGACCATCAACCCGTACTGCGCCATGATGGCGGAGCAGGTGGGTCACCAGGCTATTTACCTCTCCGGCGGCGGGATTGCCAATGCCTCGTACGGCTTGCCGGATCTCGGCATCACCACCCTCAACGATGTGCTGGAAGATGTCCGTCGCATCACCGCGGCTTCAAGCCTGCCGCTGCTGGTGGATATTGATACCGGCTTTGGCGGCGCTTTCAATATTGCCCGGACCATTAAAGAGATGGAGCGTGCCGGTGCCGCGGCAGTCCACATGGAAGATCAGGTGGCGCAGAAGCGCTGTGGTCACCGCCCGAACAAAGCAATTGTCAGCCAGGATGAAATGGTCGATCGGATCAAGGCGGCGGTCGATGCCCGCGTGGATCCGGATTTTGTCATCATGGCGCGTACCGATGCGCTGGCTGTCGAAGGGATGGACGCGGCGATTGAACGGGCGATTGCCTGTGTCGACGCCGGGGCCGATATGATTTTCCCCGAAGCGATTAATACGCTGGAGCAGTACAAGCAGTTTGCCGATGCGGTGAAGGTGCCGATCCTGGCCAATATCACCGAGTTCGGTCAGACCCCGCTGTTCAGCCGTGAAGAGCTGGCCGAGTGCGGTGTCGACATGGTGCTGTATCCGTTGTCGGCGTTCCGGGCGATGAATCAGGCGGCGCTTAATGTGTATCAGCATCTGCTCAAAGACGGCCATCAGCGCAACGTGGTCGATCAGATGCAAACCCGTGAGCAGCTCTACCATTATCTTGGCTACCATGATTATGAGAAGAAGCTCGACCAGCTGTTTGATCAGCAAAAGGGCGAGTGA
- the acnD gene encoding Fe/S-dependent 2-methylisocitrate dehydratase AcnD, with amino-acid sequence MKINTQYRKPLAGSGLDFFDTREAANAIAPGAYETLPYTSRVLAEQLVRRCDPDSLTESLKQLIERKRDLDFPWYPARVVCHDILGQTALVDLAGLRDAIAEQGGDPAKVNPVVETQLIVDHSLAVEHAGFDPDAFDKNRAVEERRNEDRFHFINWCKTAFENVSVIPAGNGIMHQINLEKMSPVIQAKDGIAYPDTCVGTDSHTPHVDALGVIAIGVGGLEAETVMLGRPSMMRLPDIVGVKLTGQRQPGITATDIVLALTEFLRNERVVSSYLEFFGEGTQDLTIGDRATISNMTPEYGATAGMFYIDEQTINYLKLTGRDDAQVKLVEQYAKQTGLWADDLQSAVYERVLEFDISQVARNMAGPSNPHRRLPTAELASRGIAGPWEEKAGELPDGAVIIAAITSCTNTSNPRNVVAAGLVAKKANALGLVRKPWVKTSFAPGSKVAKLYLEEAGLLPEMEKLGFGIVGYACTTCNGMSGALDPEIQQEIIERDLYTTAVLSGNRNFDGRIHPYAKQAFLASPPLVVAYALAGSIRFDIERDALGTDPQGNPVYLNDLWPSDEEIDAVVGQYVKPEQFNQVYIQMFKLDDEARNSNPLYDWRPMSTYIRRPPYWEGALAGERTLSGMRPLAILGDNITTDHLSPSNAILASSAAGEYLATMGLPEEDFNSYATHRGDHLTAQRATLANPKLFNEMVKDNGEVVQGSLARIEPEGKVTRMWEAIETYMNCKQPLIVVAGADYGQGSSRDWAAKGVRLAGVEAIVAEGFERIHRTNLVGMGVLPLQFKAGVNRNTLALDGTELYDVVGEITPGAELALVITRANGEKVDVPVTCRLDTADEVHVYAAGGVLQRFAQDFLAK; translated from the coding sequence ATGAAGATAAACACCCAATACCGTAAGCCGCTGGCCGGCAGCGGACTCGATTTTTTTGATACCCGGGAAGCCGCCAATGCGATTGCACCCGGGGCCTACGAGACACTCCCCTACACCTCACGCGTGCTGGCCGAACAGCTGGTTCGACGCTGCGATCCGGACAGTCTCACGGAGAGTTTGAAGCAACTGATTGAGCGCAAGCGCGATCTGGATTTCCCCTGGTATCCGGCGCGCGTGGTGTGCCATGACATTCTGGGCCAGACCGCCCTGGTTGATTTGGCGGGCCTGCGCGATGCCATCGCCGAGCAAGGTGGCGATCCGGCCAAAGTGAACCCGGTGGTGGAAACCCAGCTGATTGTCGATCACTCCCTCGCGGTGGAGCACGCCGGGTTTGACCCGGATGCGTTTGACAAGAACCGCGCCGTCGAAGAGCGCCGCAATGAAGACAGGTTTCACTTCATCAACTGGTGTAAAACCGCGTTTGAGAACGTCAGCGTGATCCCGGCCGGGAACGGCATCATGCACCAGATCAATCTGGAGAAAATGTCGCCGGTGATCCAGGCCAAGGACGGGATTGCCTATCCCGATACCTGTGTCGGGACCGACAGCCACACCCCGCATGTCGATGCGCTGGGGGTGATCGCCATTGGGGTCGGGGGCCTCGAAGCCGAAACCGTGATGCTGGGCCGCCCGTCCATGATGCGCCTGCCGGATATCGTCGGGGTCAAACTGACCGGCCAACGTCAGCCGGGCATTACTGCCACCGATATTGTGCTGGCCTTAACCGAGTTCCTGCGCAATGAGCGGGTGGTGTCCTCGTATCTGGAATTTTTCGGCGAAGGGACCCAAGATCTGACGATTGGCGATCGGGCAACGATTTCCAATATGACCCCGGAATATGGTGCCACCGCCGGGATGTTCTACATCGACGAGCAGACCATTAACTACCTCAAGCTGACCGGTCGTGATGACGCGCAAGTCAAGCTGGTGGAGCAATACGCCAAGCAAACCGGTCTGTGGGCCGATGATCTGCAAAGCGCGGTTTACGAGCGGGTATTGGAATTTGATATCTCGCAAGTGGCGCGCAACATGGCCGGTCCGTCGAACCCGCACCGACGTCTGCCGACCGCAGAGCTGGCCTCGCGGGGCATTGCCGGTCCGTGGGAAGAAAAAGCCGGTGAGTTGCCGGACGGCGCTGTGATTATTGCCGCCATTACCTCCTGTACCAATACCAGTAACCCGCGCAACGTCGTGGCCGCCGGGCTGGTGGCCAAGAAAGCCAATGCACTGGGGCTGGTGCGCAAGCCTTGGGTGAAAACCTCGTTTGCACCGGGATCGAAAGTCGCCAAGCTGTACTTAGAAGAAGCTGGCCTGCTGCCGGAAATGGAAAAACTGGGCTTCGGAATTGTCGGTTATGCCTGTACCACCTGTAACGGCATGAGCGGCGCACTGGATCCGGAAATTCAGCAAGAAATTATTGAACGTGATCTCTACACCACTGCGGTCCTTTCAGGCAATCGCAACTTCGATGGCCGGATCCACCCGTACGCCAAGCAGGCGTTCCTGGCCTCGCCGCCGCTGGTGGTCGCCTATGCGCTGGCAGGCTCGATCCGTTTTGATATCGAGCGCGATGCGCTGGGCACAGACCCGCAGGGCAATCCGGTCTACCTTAATGACTTGTGGCCAAGCGACGAAGAAATTGATGCGGTGGTCGGCCAGTACGTTAAGCCGGAGCAATTTAATCAGGTCTATATCCAGATGTTCAAGCTGGATGACGAGGCGCGCAACAGCAACCCGCTGTATGACTGGCGTCCGATGAGCACCTATATCCGCCGTCCACCGTACTGGGAAGGCGCGCTGGCCGGGGAGCGGACCCTGTCGGGGATGCGTCCGCTGGCGATCCTGGGCGACAACATCACCACCGACCACTTATCGCCGTCCAATGCGATTCTGGCGTCCAGTGCGGCCGGGGAATATCTCGCCACCATGGGCTTGCCGGAAGAGGACTTTAACTCCTACGCCACCCACCGCGGCGATCACCTGACCGCGCAGCGGGCGACGCTGGCGAATCCGAAACTGTTCAACGAAATGGTCAAAGACAACGGCGAAGTCGTGCAGGGCTCGCTGGCGCGGATTGAGCCGGAAGGCAAGGTGACGCGGATGTGGGAAGCGATTGAAACCTACATGAACTGCAAGCAGCCGCTGATCGTGGTGGCCGGGGCCGATTACGGTCAGGGCTCGTCTCGCGACTGGGCCGCTAAAGGGGTACGTCTGGCCGGGGTTGAAGCCATTGTCGCTGAAGGATTCGAGCGCATTCACCGCACCAACCTGGTCGGTATGGGCGTGCTGCCCTTGCAGTTCAAAGCCGGGGTTAACCGCAACACGTTAGCACTGGACGGCACCGAGCTGTACGACGTGGTCGGTGAGATCACCCCGGGCGCCGAGCTGGCACTGGTGATCACCCGTGCTAACGGCGAAAAAGTCGATGTGCCGGTCACCTGTCGTCTCGACACTGCCGATGAAGTGCATGTCTATGCTGCGGGCGGCGTGTTGCAGCGCTTCGCGCAAGACTTTCTGGCCAAGTAA
- a CDS encoding TRAP transporter small permease, with protein MERLFRYLLTALMGIVALTQFVQVITRYIFEVPIMGLEESVIIPTLWLYMLGAVNASREDTQIRANVLEIFIKTERGHTILALVGEVISFVISLWLTYWAWDYFKYALRVWKESPTLYIPTFFHECSLFLGLAMITGFIGLHIIRLVRQLNAPDYSTKKA; from the coding sequence GTGGAGCGATTGTTCAGATACCTGCTTACTGCGCTGATGGGCATTGTGGCCCTGACGCAGTTCGTGCAGGTGATAACCCGATACATCTTTGAGGTCCCGATCATGGGACTGGAAGAATCCGTCATCATCCCGACCCTGTGGCTCTACATGCTGGGGGCGGTGAACGCCTCGCGGGAAGATACCCAGATCCGGGCCAACGTGCTGGAGATCTTTATCAAGACCGAGCGCGGCCACACCATCCTGGCGCTGGTCGGGGAAGTGATCAGTTTTGTGATCTCCCTGTGGCTGACGTACTGGGCCTGGGACTATTTCAAATATGCCCTGCGCGTGTGGAAAGAGAGCCCGACCCTTTATATCCCCACTTTTTTCCACGAGTGCTCGCTGTTCCTCGGCCTCGCGATGATCACCGGCTTTATCGGCCTGCACATCATCCGGCTGGTGCGCCAGCTCAACGCCCCCGACTATTCAACAAAGAAGGCTTAA